From Pan troglodytes isolate AG18354 chromosome 9, NHGRI_mPanTro3-v2.0_pri, whole genome shotgun sequence, the proteins below share one genomic window:
- the SLC22A18 gene encoding solute carrier family 22 member 18 isoform X2, translating to MQGARAPRDQGQSPGRMSALGRSSVILLTYVLAATELTCLFMQFSVVPYLSRKLGLDSIAFGYLQTTFGVLQLLGGPVFGRFADQRGARAALTLSFLAALALYLLLAAASSPGLPGVYLLFASRLPGALMHTLPAAQMVITDLSAPEERPAALGRLGLCFGVGVILGSLLGGTLVSAYGIQCPAILAALATLLGAVLSFTCIPASTKGAKTDAQAPLPGGPRASVFDLKAIASLLRLPDVPRIFLVKVASNFPTGDPGPGHRAAEQPLLGGGAAPGQRAGLHRGGPGHGLDVQRLPLLPPGARPGVQPLHPQRGHRQHADQGCLHLGHRDHAGPLRLCTTTAPNSGTHGRWPPVPQLWRPRLRPRAGCYQYPCPPGPLEETYAPEEGQSPVTAAQTQTGNKLLLNPSDPFRPGFCRLTHGLPASFSEGWGLGLEGFLEEGAYSWAKLWGGQNHPNWFTVISTALSPPMGEFPLLPHKQLLLTSQAMGSSLPNSRPQCACPRAETGCFKRSGNLAGRSGSRL from the exons TACCTGTCTCGGAAACTGGGCCTGGATTCCATTGCCTTCGGCTACCTGCAAACCACCTTCGGGGTGCTGCAGCTGCTGGGCGGGCCGGTGTTTGGCAg GTTCGCAGACCAGCGCGGGGCGCGGGCGGCGCTCACGCTCTCCTTCCTGGCTGCCTTGGCGCTCTACCTGCTCCTGGCGGCCGCCTCCAGCCCGGGCCTGCCCGGGGTCTACCTGCTCTTCGCCTCGCGCCTGCCCGGAGCGCTCATGCACACGCTGCCAG CCGCCCAGATGGTCATCACGGACCTGTCGGCACCCGAGGAGCGGCCGGCGGCCCTGGGCCGGCTGGGCCTCTGCTTCGGAGTCGGAGTCATCCTCGGGTCCCTGCTGGGCGGGACCCTGGTCTCCGCGTACGG GATTCAGTGCCCGGCCATCCTGGCTGCCCTGGCCACCCTCCTGGGAGCTGTCCTCAGCTTCACCTGCATCCCCGCCAGCACCAAAGGGGCCAAAACTGACGCCCAGGCTCCACTGCCAG GCGGCCCCCGGGCCAGTGTGTTCGACCTGAAGGCTATCGCCTCCCTGCTGCGGCTGCCAGACGTCCCGAGGATCTTCCTGGTGAAGGTGGCCTCCAACTTCCCCACAG GTGACCCAGGGCCTGGTCATCGGGCAGCTGAGCAGCCACTTCTCGGAGGAGGCGCTGCTCCGGGCCAGCGTGCTGGTCTTCATCGTGGTGGGCCTGGCCATG GCCTGGATGTCCAGCGTcttccacttctgcctcctggtgCCCGGCCTGGTGTTCAGCCTCTGCACCCTCAACGTGGTCACCGACAGCATGCTGACCAAGGCTGTCTCCACCTCGGACACAG GGACCATGCTGGGCCTCTGCGCCTCTGTACAACCACTGCTCCGAACTCTGGGACCCACGGTCGGTGGCCTCCTGTACCGCAGCTTTGGCGTCCCCGTCTTCGGCCACGTGCAGGTTGCTATCAATACCCTTGTCCTCCTGGTCCTCTGGAGGAAACCTATGCCCCAGAGGAAGGACAAAGTCCGGTGACCGCTGCCCAGACACAGACTGGCAATAAACTCCTACTAAATCCCTCCGACCCCTTCCGACCTGGTTTCTGCAGGCTCACGCATGGTCTGCCTGCGTCCTTCAGTGAGGGATGGGGCCTCGGGCTGGAGGGCTTCCTCGAGGAGGGCGCCTACAGCTGGGCAAAGCTCTGGGGAGGACAGAACCACCCAAATTGGTTCACTGTTATTAGTACAGCCCTGAGTCCGCCCATGGGGGAGTTCCCCCTGCTGCCACACAAACAGCTCTTGCTCACATCCCAAGCAATGGGGAGCTCACTGCCCAACTCCCGCCCACAGTGTGCCTGCCCAAGAGCAGAAACAGGTTGCTTTAAAAGATCAGGgaacctggctgggcgcagtggctcacgcctgtaa
- the PHLDA2 gene encoding pleckstrin homology-like domain family A member 2 gives MKSPDEVLREGELEKRSDSLFQLWKKKRGVLTSDRLSLFPASPRARPKELRFHSILKVDCVERTGKYVYFTIVTTDHKEIDFRCAGESCWNAAIALALIDFQNRRALQDFRSRQERTAPAALAAPAEDAVAAAAAAPSEPSEPSRPSPQPKPRTP, from the coding sequence ATGAAATCCCCCGACGAGGTGCTACGCGAGGGCGAGTTGGAGAAGCGCAGCGACAGCCTCTTCCAGCTATGGAAGAAGAAGCGCGGGGTGCTCACCTCCGACCGCCTGAGCCTGTTCCCCGCCAGCCCCCGCGCGCGCCCCAAGGAGCTGCGCTTCCACTCCATCCTCAAGGTGGACTGCGTGGAGCGCACGGGCAAGTACGTGTACTTCACCATCGTCACCACCGACCACAAGGAGATCGACTTCCGCTGCGCGGGCGAGAGCTGCTGGAACGCGGCCATCGCGCTGGCGCTCATCGATTTCCAGAACCGCCGCGCCCTGCAGGACTTTCGCAGCCGCCAGGAACGCACCGCACCCGCCGCGCTCGCCGCACCCGCCGAGGACGCCGTGGCCGCCGCGGCCGCCGCACCCTCCGAGCCCTCGGAGCCCTCCAGGCCATCCCCGCAGCCCAAACCCCGCACGCCATGA